A single window of Pantanalinema sp. DNA harbors:
- a CDS encoding histidinol-phosphatase has product MRGSITDYHVHVERGPYTLEWLERFVDQAERAGVTELGISEHAYRFTQTRPLLSNPWVEKRKTEDLDEYLGLLLDARKKGIRIKIGIEMDFMPDNAERMKDFLAAYPFDYAIGSVHWLGGFGFDLDEMRDQWEQNRIEDVYETYFSVLEQLIASKCVDIIGHADVIKVFGFKAPEVAALWYERLTPKIKASGLAVEVSTAGWRKPVNEIYPAPEWLPRLVAAGVPLVLSSDAHRPEDVGALYPQALDLLRALGVKGFATFTGRKMSNGAASLASDGFQKRTNGT; this is encoded by the coding sequence ATGCGCGGAAGCATCACCGACTACCACGTCCACGTCGAGCGCGGCCCCTACACCCTCGAGTGGCTGGAGCGCTTCGTCGACCAGGCCGAGCGCGCGGGCGTCACCGAGCTCGGCATCTCCGAGCACGCCTACCGCTTCACCCAGACCCGCCCCCTGCTCTCCAACCCCTGGGTCGAGAAGCGCAAGACCGAGGACCTGGACGAGTACCTGGGCCTCCTGCTCGACGCCCGCAAGAAGGGGATCCGCATCAAGATCGGCATCGAGATGGACTTCATGCCGGACAACGCCGAGCGCATGAAGGACTTCCTCGCCGCCTACCCCTTCGACTACGCCATCGGCTCGGTCCACTGGCTCGGCGGCTTCGGTTTCGACCTGGACGAGATGCGCGACCAGTGGGAGCAGAACCGGATCGAGGACGTCTACGAGACCTACTTCTCGGTGCTCGAGCAGCTCATCGCCTCGAAGTGCGTGGACATCATCGGCCACGCGGACGTGATCAAGGTCTTCGGCTTCAAGGCCCCCGAGGTCGCCGCCCTCTGGTACGAGCGCCTGACGCCCAAGATCAAGGCCTCGGGCCTCGCCGTCGAGGTCAGCACCGCCGGCTGGCGCAAGCCGGTCAACGAGATCTACCCGGCCCCCGAGTGGCTGCCCCGGCTGGTGGCCGCGGGCGTCCCGCTGGTGCTCTCGTCCGACGCCCATCGCCCCGAGGACGTGGGTGCCCTCTACCCGCAAGCCCTCGACCTGCTTCGCGCCCTCGGCGTCAAGGGCTTCGCGACGTTCACGGGACGCAAGATGAGTAACGGCGCCGCTTCATTAGCCAGCGACGGTTTTCAAAAACGCACAAATGGTACATGA
- a CDS encoding alpha/beta fold hydrolase, producing the protein MEQAYNLRGARLRAYVRGEGAPILFIHGTGGNGKTWFNQLRRFGLTRTAIAIDLPGYGESELPPGVESVDDYAALVAEWMALAGWARPVVVGTSMGGRVALQLALDHPDRVGGLVLIDASGIRVEGVPTLSPAELGVEQFLRALFYRPSPTLGRTATGEPPAWYATMQRLTAKPLRSDMQARLGEIRLPTLVLWGEHDRILPPAYAEAFHAAIPGSRLCWIPEAGHVPMIERPGAVNDAIADFLTTLPRP; encoded by the coding sequence ATGGAACAGGCTTATAACCTTCGAGGCGCGCGGCTCCGCGCCTACGTGCGGGGCGAGGGGGCGCCGATCCTCTTCATCCACGGCACCGGCGGCAACGGCAAGACCTGGTTCAACCAGCTGCGCCGCTTCGGGCTGACCCGCACCGCGATCGCCATCGACCTCCCCGGCTACGGTGAATCCGAGCTGCCTCCCGGCGTGGAGTCGGTGGACGACTACGCCGCGCTCGTGGCCGAGTGGATGGCCCTCGCGGGCTGGGCGCGCCCCGTGGTCGTCGGCACCTCGATGGGCGGCAGGGTGGCGCTGCAGCTCGCCCTGGATCATCCCGACAGGGTGGGGGGCCTGGTCCTGATCGACGCCTCGGGCATCAGGGTCGAGGGGGTGCCCACCCTCTCGCCGGCCGAGCTCGGGGTCGAGCAGTTCCTGAGGGCCCTCTTCTACCGCCCCTCCCCCACCCTCGGTCGCACCGCGACGGGGGAGCCTCCCGCCTGGTATGCTACGATGCAGCGCCTGACGGCGAAGCCCCTGCGCAGCGACATGCAGGCGCGACTCGGCGAGATCCGCTTGCCGACGCTCGTCCTGTGGGGCGAGCACGACCGGATCCTGCCGCCAGCCTACGCCGAGGCCTTCCACGCGGCCATCCCTGGCTCGCGCCTGTGCTGGATCCCCGAGGCGGGCCACGTCCCGATGATCGAGCGGCCCGGGGCCGTCAACGACGCGATCGCCGACTTCCTCACCACCTTGCCGAGGCCTTGA
- a CDS encoding HDOD domain-containing protein, protein MSSKLEDLLMNKVDTLPQFRFSPILNEAMELLDDPDANVDALASVIAKDKQLAGQLLSTTTERAQRSVQNVHQAIRLMGLNTVKNFITATTTADGKTSGLDPATFEIMQGRLWKHSQLVAICCQLLAQELAYPNLSQAYAAGLFHDLGKAILNAFAFEEISESIKLTQAKAVSTVTAEDHALGFNHSYFGAKVLERWGMPPALIEPVRLHHMPLEAVLNKRLVRIVHLADVAVNCQQTKLPIGISLFPVDKTVLAESGVTKERLTEIAVQSADLFAKIEAKSAG, encoded by the coding sequence GTGTCCAGCAAGCTCGAAGACCTGCTCATGAACAAGGTTGATACCTTGCCGCAGTTCCGCTTCTCCCCGATCCTCAACGAGGCGATGGAGCTGCTGGACGACCCTGACGCGAACGTCGACGCGCTTGCCTCGGTCATCGCCAAGGACAAGCAGCTCGCCGGCCAGCTGCTGAGCACGACGACGGAGCGCGCCCAGCGCTCCGTCCAGAACGTCCACCAGGCCATCCGCCTGATGGGCCTCAACACGGTCAAGAACTTCATCACCGCCACCACCACGGCGGACGGCAAGACCAGCGGGCTGGACCCCGCGACCTTCGAGATCATGCAGGGGCGGCTCTGGAAGCACTCGCAGCTGGTGGCCATCTGCTGCCAGCTGCTCGCCCAGGAGCTCGCGTACCCCAACCTGTCGCAGGCCTACGCGGCGGGCCTGTTCCACGACCTGGGCAAGGCCATCCTCAACGCCTTCGCCTTCGAGGAGATCTCGGAGTCGATCAAGCTGACCCAGGCCAAGGCGGTCTCGACCGTCACCGCCGAGGACCACGCCCTCGGCTTCAACCACTCCTACTTCGGGGCCAAGGTGCTCGAGCGCTGGGGCATGCCCCCCGCGCTGATCGAGCCCGTTCGCCTGCACCACATGCCCCTCGAGGCGGTGCTCAACAAGCGCCTGGTCCGGATCGTCCACCTGGCGGACGTGGCCGTCAACTGCCAGCAGACCAAGCTGCCCATCGGCATCTCGCTCTTCCCGGTGGACAAGACGGTGCTCGCCGAGTCGGGCGTCACCAAGGAGCGCCTGACCGAGATCGCCGTGCAGTCCGCCGACCTCTTCGCCAAGATCGAGGCGAAGTCAGCCGGCTGA